The Hydra vulgaris chromosome 11, alternate assembly HydraT2T_AEP genome contains a region encoding:
- the LOC105847298 gene encoding uncharacterized protein LOC105847298 isoform X3 produces the protein MHKSIKCIQQSHNYVFTTDALLYFNAIDNKHWTHHVISEKCACFMEKNLFGSEFFLFYVGAWCQCFKELLDKGLSGELIIQGCMNILSLAIKSFRESFVYGFATVSNMNYVINLKKSFYPNQNIGVNTSQNIELSAQPTYCCYTTKSAINITFDCKKSSSPTNLSKPVFNKYSRHLINKEDIGSTEKKIILDRFCRLCCFSSNETVLELISCLYEAHFNNIANTDSLRNEKLPELNPKSVFTESCVNTFKSSVFDGILVPVPSKNISNILLLQHFQSGIKNVVLINTVSYGVDLPCVDDVKIVENIVYNDYILSNSSISEQVINLLLKSNIGIIIHRGDLGATAISELNRLGILDIQIKSYYRLYCLSRLLSVSICYDLNDLSLKNIGQVEISQVSLFAESVKNTDVVHNTGVYLKLNSNFVKYYTVVLCERTLDLLNLLMDEFNYSLHRIRSVFKNKMIVLGHAENDIVSILKDNKSCNKVVLRDHSVTKSYHYVNDCEMFFYSDFLKEHVLKVFEKYLQLFDSTDIAHFLVEDFHFRAELWEDSLKCASLLMKTDVVEVNF, from the exons cACTGGACTCACCACGTAATTAGTGAAAAATGTGCGTGTTTCATGGAGAAAAACTTATTTGGCtcagagttttttttgttttatgttggaGCTTGGTGTCAATGTTTCAAAGAGCTTCTAGATAAA GGTTTGTCTGGTGAGCTAATAATTCAAGGTTGTATGAACATATTGTCTTTAGCAATAAAATCGTTTCGTGAAAGTTTTGTTTATGGTTTCGCCACTGTTAGTAACATgaattatgttattaatttaaaaaaaagtttttatcctAATCAAAATATTGGTGTCAACACTTCTCAAAATATCGAACTTAGTGCTCAACCTACGTATTGTTGTTATACTACTAAGTCTGCCATAAATATAACGTTTGATTGCAAAAAATCTTCATCGCCAACAAATCTATCAAAGCcggtttttaacaaatacaGTAGACATTTAATCAATAAAGAAGATATTGGTTCAActgaaaagaaaataattttagatcGATTTTGTCGTTTATGTTGCTTTTCCTCAAATGAAACTGTTTTGGAACTGATTTCTTGTCTCTATGAAGCCCATTTCAATAACATTGCAAATACTGATAGTTTGCGTAATGAAAAGTTACCTGAGCTTAACCCGAAAAGCGTTTTCACAGAATCATGCGTTAACACATTCAAGTCTTCAGTTTTTGACGGCATACTCGTTCCAGTTCCATccaaaaacatttcaaatattttactattgcAACATTTTCAAAGCGGTATTAAAAACGTAGTCTTAATTAATACAGTTTCATATGGTGTTGACTTGCCTTGCGTTGATGACGTCaaaatagttgaaaatattGTATACAATGACTATATATTGTCTAATTCGTCTATTTCTGAGCAGGTTATAAACTTATTGTTGAAGTCAAACATTGGAATTATTATACATAGAGGTGATTTGGGTGCAACAGCAATATCTGAGTTAAACCGTTTAGGCATATtagatattcaaataaaatcttattatcGACTTTACTGCTTGTCTAGATTGCTATCTGTGAGTATTTGCTATGATTTGAATGACCTTTCTCTGAAAAATATTGGACAGGTTGAAATTTCACAAGTCAGCTTATTTGCTGAATCGGTTAAAAATACAGATGTTGTACATAATACCGGAGTCTACTTAaagttaaattcaaattttgtgaaatattaCACAGTTGTGTTATGCGAGAGAACTTTGGATTTGTTAAATCTTCTGATGGATGAGTTTAACTACAGCTTACATCGAATTcgaagtgtttttaaaaacaagatgaTAGTATTGGGACATGCTGAAAACGATATTGtcagtattttaaaagataataaaagttGCAACAAAGTCGTGTTACGTGATCATAGTGTCACCAAGTCCTATCATTACGTGAATGATtgcgaaatgtttttttactctgattttttaaaagagcaTGTTCTtaaggtttttgaaaaatatttgcagCTTTTTGATAGCACCGACATTGCGCATTTTCTGGTGGAAGATTTTCATTTTCGTGCTGAATTATGGGAAGATTCATTAAAATGCGCGAGTTTACTAATGAAAACCGATGTGGTAGAAGTAAATTTTTag
- the LOC105847298 gene encoding uncharacterized protein LOC105847298 isoform X2: protein MKENKKTMKTLANLILVEKSVANISSLIGMHKSIKCIQQSHNYVFTTDALLYFNAIDNKHWTHHVISEKCACFMEKNLFGSEFFLFYVGAWCQCFKELLDKGLSGELIIQGCMNILSLAIKSFRESFVYGFATVSNMNYVINLKKSFYPNQNIGVNTSQNIELSAQPTYCCYTTKSAINITFDCKKSSSPTNLSKPVFNKYSRHLINKEDIGSTEKKIILDRFCRLCCFSSNETVLELISCLYEAHFNNIANTDSLRNEKLPELNPKSVFTESCVNTFKSSVFDGILVPVPSKNISNILLLQHFQSGIKNVVLINTVSYGVDLPCVDDVKIVENIVYNDYILSNSSISEQVINLLLKSNIGIIIHRGDLGATAISELNRLGILDIQIKSYYRLYCLSRLLSVSICYDLNDLSLKNIGQVEISQVSLFAESVKNTDVVHNTGVYLKLNSNFVKYYTVVLCERTLDLLNLLMDEFNYSLHRIRSVFKNKMIVLGHAENDIVSILKDNKSCNKVVLRDHSVTKSYHYVNDCEMFFYSDFLKEHVLKVFEKYLQLFDSTDIAHFLVEDFHFRAELWEDSLKCASLLMKTDVVEVNF from the exons cACTGGACTCACCACGTAATTAGTGAAAAATGTGCGTGTTTCATGGAGAAAAACTTATTTGGCtcagagttttttttgttttatgttggaGCTTGGTGTCAATGTTTCAAAGAGCTTCTAGATAAA GGTTTGTCTGGTGAGCTAATAATTCAAGGTTGTATGAACATATTGTCTTTAGCAATAAAATCGTTTCGTGAAAGTTTTGTTTATGGTTTCGCCACTGTTAGTAACATgaattatgttattaatttaaaaaaaagtttttatcctAATCAAAATATTGGTGTCAACACTTCTCAAAATATCGAACTTAGTGCTCAACCTACGTATTGTTGTTATACTACTAAGTCTGCCATAAATATAACGTTTGATTGCAAAAAATCTTCATCGCCAACAAATCTATCAAAGCcggtttttaacaaatacaGTAGACATTTAATCAATAAAGAAGATATTGGTTCAActgaaaagaaaataattttagatcGATTTTGTCGTTTATGTTGCTTTTCCTCAAATGAAACTGTTTTGGAACTGATTTCTTGTCTCTATGAAGCCCATTTCAATAACATTGCAAATACTGATAGTTTGCGTAATGAAAAGTTACCTGAGCTTAACCCGAAAAGCGTTTTCACAGAATCATGCGTTAACACATTCAAGTCTTCAGTTTTTGACGGCATACTCGTTCCAGTTCCATccaaaaacatttcaaatattttactattgcAACATTTTCAAAGCGGTATTAAAAACGTAGTCTTAATTAATACAGTTTCATATGGTGTTGACTTGCCTTGCGTTGATGACGTCaaaatagttgaaaatattGTATACAATGACTATATATTGTCTAATTCGTCTATTTCTGAGCAGGTTATAAACTTATTGTTGAAGTCAAACATTGGAATTATTATACATAGAGGTGATTTGGGTGCAACAGCAATATCTGAGTTAAACCGTTTAGGCATATtagatattcaaataaaatcttattatcGACTTTACTGCTTGTCTAGATTGCTATCTGTGAGTATTTGCTATGATTTGAATGACCTTTCTCTGAAAAATATTGGACAGGTTGAAATTTCACAAGTCAGCTTATTTGCTGAATCGGTTAAAAATACAGATGTTGTACATAATACCGGAGTCTACTTAaagttaaattcaaattttgtgaaatattaCACAGTTGTGTTATGCGAGAGAACTTTGGATTTGTTAAATCTTCTGATGGATGAGTTTAACTACAGCTTACATCGAATTcgaagtgtttttaaaaacaagatgaTAGTATTGGGACATGCTGAAAACGATATTGtcagtattttaaaagataataaaagttGCAACAAAGTCGTGTTACGTGATCATAGTGTCACCAAGTCCTATCATTACGTGAATGATtgcgaaatgtttttttactctgattttttaaaagagcaTGTTCTtaaggtttttgaaaaatatttgcagCTTTTTGATAGCACCGACATTGCGCATTTTCTGGTGGAAGATTTTCATTTTCGTGCTGAATTATGGGAAGATTCATTAAAATGCGCGAGTTTACTAATGAAAACCGATGTGGTAGAAGTAAATTTTTag